A single Xylanimonas cellulosilytica DSM 15894 DNA region contains:
- a CDS encoding universal stress protein, translated as MTVVVSHSSNPEGRHALVTATAEARSRGTRLVVVVPTSPSGAAVGAVGGALAELRDRLAQVGVEHDIVEATGDLAETLVLTAARTDAELIVIGLRRRSPVGKLILGAGAQRILLEAPCPVLAVKS; from the coding sequence ATGACGGTCGTGGTGTCCCACTCGAGCAACCCCGAGGGCCGGCACGCGCTCGTGACGGCCACCGCAGAGGCGCGGTCGCGGGGCACCCGCCTCGTCGTCGTCGTCCCGACGTCGCCGAGCGGTGCGGCAGTCGGTGCGGTGGGCGGTGCGCTCGCGGAGCTGCGGGACAGGCTCGCCCAGGTCGGTGTCGAGCACGACATCGTCGAGGCGACCGGCGACCTTGCCGAGACGCTCGTGCTGACGGCCGCGCGCACCGACGCAGAGCTCATCGTCATCGGGCTGCGCCGCCGCAGCCCGGTCGGCAAGCTCATCCTCGGCGCGGGGGCGCAGCGCATCCTCCTCGAGGCGCCGTGCCCGGTGCTCGCCGTCAAGTCCTGA
- a CDS encoding DNA gyrase/topoisomerase IV subunit B: MTTTASPESSSAEKNYTARHLSVLEGLEAVRKRPGMYIGSTDSRGLMHCLWEIIDNSVDEALGGFATKIAVVLHADSSVTVTDDGRGIPVDVEPKTGLSGVEVVFTKLHAGGKFGGGSYTASGGLHGVGASVVNALSARLDVEVDRGGKTYRMTFHRGEPGTFADGPAGASPESAFSPFIERSELAVVGRAKRGVTGTRVRYWADRQIFPKSAVFSYDELVTRVRQTTFLVPGLEITVRDERGLPGTPGADGPHEEMFVHHGGAVDFVDFLAPDAPVTATWTLRGSETFTETVPVLDERGHMSPREVQRDCEVDIALRWGTGYDTELRTFVNIIATPKGGSHLTGFEQGLVKVVRKQVEANARRLKISAKDGGERLEKDDITAGLTAVVTVRLAEPQFEGQTKEVLGTAPVRAIVARTVEKQLGAILTSTKRDDKAQASLLLDKVVAEMRARVSARKQKEISRRKNALETSSLPAKLADCRSDDVERSELFIVEGDSALGTAKLARSSDFQALLPIRGKILNVQKASISDMLRNAECAAIIQVLGAGSGRSFDLDAARYGKVVLMTDADVDGAHIRTLLLTLFYRYMRPLVEAGRVFAAVPPLHRIEVYGARGKGNEYIYTYSEAELQATLKRLDRAGKRYKDDIQRYKGLGEMDADQLAETTMDPRHRTLRRVTAQHAEAAERVFELLMGSDVAPRKDFIISGAESLDRSRIDA, from the coding sequence GTGACCACCACCGCCTCCCCGGAATCGAGCTCCGCCGAGAAGAACTACACGGCCCGGCACCTCTCGGTGCTCGAAGGGCTGGAGGCGGTGCGCAAGCGTCCGGGCATGTACATCGGGTCCACCGACTCGCGCGGCCTCATGCACTGCCTGTGGGAGATCATCGACAACTCGGTCGACGAGGCGCTGGGCGGGTTCGCCACGAAGATCGCGGTCGTGCTGCACGCGGACTCCTCGGTGACGGTGACCGACGACGGTCGCGGGATCCCGGTCGACGTCGAGCCCAAGACGGGCCTGAGCGGTGTCGAGGTCGTGTTCACCAAGCTGCACGCGGGCGGCAAGTTCGGCGGCGGGTCCTACACGGCCTCGGGCGGTCTGCACGGTGTCGGCGCGTCCGTCGTCAACGCGCTGTCGGCGCGGCTCGACGTCGAGGTGGACCGCGGCGGCAAGACGTACCGGATGACGTTCCACCGCGGTGAGCCGGGCACCTTCGCCGACGGCCCGGCGGGGGCGTCGCCCGAGTCGGCGTTCTCGCCGTTCATCGAGCGCAGCGAGCTCGCCGTCGTCGGCCGGGCCAAGCGTGGGGTGACGGGCACCCGCGTCCGGTACTGGGCCGACCGGCAGATCTTCCCGAAGTCCGCGGTGTTCAGCTACGACGAGCTGGTCACGCGCGTGCGCCAGACGACGTTCCTGGTGCCGGGCCTGGAGATCACCGTGCGCGACGAGCGCGGCCTGCCGGGGACTCCGGGCGCCGACGGGCCGCACGAGGAGATGTTCGTCCACCACGGCGGAGCGGTCGACTTCGTCGACTTCCTCGCCCCGGACGCGCCCGTCACGGCGACGTGGACGCTGCGCGGCAGCGAGACGTTCACCGAGACGGTGCCGGTGCTCGACGAGCGCGGCCACATGTCGCCGCGCGAGGTGCAGCGGGACTGCGAGGTCGACATCGCCCTGCGCTGGGGCACCGGCTACGACACCGAGCTGCGCACCTTCGTCAACATCATCGCCACGCCCAAGGGCGGCTCCCACCTCACCGGGTTCGAGCAGGGCCTGGTCAAGGTGGTGCGCAAGCAGGTCGAGGCCAACGCCCGCCGCCTGAAGATCAGCGCGAAGGACGGCGGGGAACGGCTCGAGAAGGACGACATCACCGCGGGCCTGACCGCCGTCGTGACCGTTCGCCTGGCCGAGCCGCAGTTCGAGGGCCAGACGAAGGAGGTGCTGGGCACCGCGCCGGTGCGCGCGATCGTCGCACGCACCGTCGAGAAGCAGCTCGGCGCGATCCTCACCTCCACCAAGCGGGACGACAAGGCGCAGGCCTCGCTGCTGCTCGACAAGGTGGTCGCGGAGATGCGGGCGCGGGTGTCGGCGCGCAAGCAGAAGGAGATCTCGCGGCGCAAGAACGCGCTGGAGACGTCCTCGCTGCCGGCCAAGCTGGCCGACTGCCGGTCCGACGACGTCGAGCGCTCGGAGCTGTTCATCGTCGAGGGCGACTCGGCGCTCGGCACCGCGAAGCTTGCCCGGTCCAGCGACTTCCAGGCGCTCCTGCCCATCCGCGGCAAGATCCTCAACGTCCAGAAGGCGTCCATCAGCGACATGCTGCGCAACGCCGAGTGCGCGGCCATCATCCAGGTGCTGGGCGCCGGCTCGGGCCGGTCCTTCGACCTGGACGCCGCGCGCTACGGCAAGGTCGTGCTGATGACCGACGCCGACGTCGACGGTGCGCACATCCGCACCCTGCTGCTCACGCTCTTCTACCGGTACATGCGTCCGCTCGTGGAGGCCGGCCGCGTGTTCGCGGCCGTGCCGCCGCTGCACCGCATCGAGGTGTACGGGGCGCGCGGCAAGGGGAACGAGTACATCTACACGTACTCGGAGGCCGAGCTGCAGGCCACGCTCAAGCGGCTCGACCGTGCGGGCAAGCGCTACAAGGACGACATCCAGCGCTACAAGGGTCTGGGCGAGATGGACGCCGACCAGCTCGCGGAGACGACGATGGACCCCCGCCACCGCACGCTGCGCCGCGTCACCGCCCAGCACGCCGAGGCGGCCGAGCGCGTCTTCGAGCTGCTCATGGGCTCCGACGTCGCGCCGCGCAAGGACTTCATCATCTCCGGGGCGGAGTCGCTGGACCGCTCGCGCATCGACGCCTGA
- a CDS encoding FAD-binding protein, whose protein sequence is MTSADELGRILRDASAAGLRVTTARSGPGDVRLDLSGFDETTVSSSIWAVRVGAGVTWERLIARTAPHRMAVLPGDDLGRAVVEHTLAGAVGPVARTFGLAADHVLSIDLVTPAGDARTVTPASDADLFRALCGGASGLGVVTALTVGTVALQSVRAGTWWFAPAPADDVAAVVQRWRTWVADLPESTSTRVLLTATGDGVVLGLRFAHVGDLDEGAALLAELADEVPAPERNTVVTLHHPGVSGRLREPAPPVARARGGLFDTLPSAAVDAVAAAAAAAAPGTSVELRLRGGAIARTPPVGGCVPGRRAAFSLRALAATQAEADDVADALAPWTTGGTTLDLGDPHDARAARALRVAWGDATHERITRLRGELDPAGVLVASWEPVRD, encoded by the coding sequence GTGACGTCTGCCGATGAGCTCGGCCGCATCCTGCGCGACGCGTCGGCCGCCGGCCTGCGCGTGACGACGGCGAGGTCCGGCCCGGGCGACGTACGGCTGGACCTGTCGGGCTTCGACGAGACGACGGTCTCGTCGAGCATCTGGGCCGTCCGCGTCGGCGCGGGCGTGACGTGGGAGCGCCTGATCGCCCGCACCGCCCCGCACCGCATGGCCGTGCTCCCCGGTGACGACCTGGGCCGCGCCGTCGTCGAGCACACGCTCGCGGGCGCCGTCGGGCCTGTCGCCCGCACGTTCGGCCTGGCCGCGGACCACGTGCTGTCGATCGACCTGGTCACCCCGGCCGGCGACGCCCGCACCGTCACCCCCGCCTCGGACGCCGACCTGTTCCGCGCCCTGTGCGGTGGCGCCTCGGGCCTGGGCGTGGTCACCGCCCTCACGGTCGGCACCGTCGCGCTCCAGTCGGTCCGGGCCGGCACCTGGTGGTTCGCCCCCGCGCCCGCCGACGACGTCGCCGCCGTCGTGCAGCGGTGGCGCACCTGGGTGGCCGACCTGCCCGAGTCCACCTCGACCCGCGTCCTGCTGACCGCGACCGGCGACGGCGTGGTGCTCGGGCTGCGGTTCGCACACGTCGGCGACCTGGACGAGGGGGCCGCGCTGCTCGCCGAGCTGGCCGACGAGGTCCCCGCCCCCGAGCGCAACACGGTGGTCACCCTGCACCACCCTGGCGTGAGCGGCCGCCTGCGGGAGCCCGCACCCCCCGTGGCCCGGGCCCGGGGCGGCCTGTTCGACACGCTCCCGTCGGCCGCGGTCGACGCCGTCGCCGCCGCGGCAGCCGCCGCTGCCCCCGGAACCTCGGTCGAGCTGCGCCTGCGCGGCGGTGCCATCGCCCGGACGCCTCCTGTCGGCGGCTGCGTGCCGGGCCGGCGTGCCGCGTTCAGCCTCCGCGCCCTTGCCGCCACCCAGGCCGAGGCCGACGACGTCGCCGACGCCCTCGCACCGTGGACCACGGGCGGCACGACGCTCGATCTCGGCGACCCGCACGACGCGCGCGCCGCTCGGGCGCTGCGCGTCGCCTGGGGCGACGCCACGCACGAGCGGATCACGCGCCTGCGCGGCGAGCTGGACCCGGCGGGAGTGCTGGTCGCCTCCTGGGAGCCCGTGCGGGACTGA
- a CDS encoding DUF7455 domain-containing protein produces MTTLTTDPLTAIDRCDRCGAQAYVRVVLPVGELLFCGHHAREHAPAYTDVATHVHDETDRLHAEHGTR; encoded by the coding sequence GTGACCACTCTGACGACAGACCCGCTGACCGCCATCGACCGCTGCGACCGCTGCGGTGCGCAGGCGTACGTTCGCGTGGTCCTGCCCGTAGGAGAGCTCCTCTTCTGCGGCCACCACGCGCGTGAGCACGCCCCCGCCTACACCGACGTCGCTACGCACGTCCACGACGAGACCGACCGCCTGCACGCCGAGCACGGCACCCGCTGA
- a CDS encoding RNA polymerase sigma factor, translated as MPKGRFVASTSLSTAQQNITLPREFEHPGLKDLLARGAAEGRVDAESFRAACEGAGVGDAKRLKAVLKALSLAGIEVGMPTVAKVAAATSTRSTRTTAKAPATRKTATKAATASGDADDAAEATEAPAAKAAAKAPAKKAAPARKSAAKAPAKKTAASAKSAKGGDDAVEDDVEIDETELVAVDADVTDTDDAAETTTDDAGEAKPAEKEGEKEEDAGFVVSDSDDEDQPVQQVVTAGATADPVKDYLKQIGKVALLNAEQEVELAKRIEAGLFAEEKLSKDFADFDRTKADADTRRLVRDLQWIAHDGKRAKNHLLEANLRLVVSLAKRYTGRGMLFLDLIQEGNLGLIRAVEKFDYTKGYKFSTYATWWIRQAITRAMADQARTIRIPVHMVEVINKLARVQRQMLQDLGREPTPEELAKELDMTPEKVVEVQKYGREPISLHTPLGEDGDSEFGDLIEDSEAVVPADAVSFTLLQEQLHQVLDTLSEREAGVVSMRFGLQDGQPKTLDEIGKVYGVTRERIRQIESKTMSKLRHPSRSQVLRDYLD; from the coding sequence ATGCCGAAAGGTCGGTTTGTGGCGTCCACGTCCCTAAGTACCGCACAGCAGAACATCACGCTGCCCCGCGAGTTCGAGCACCCAGGTCTGAAGGACCTCCTCGCCCGCGGCGCTGCCGAGGGCCGCGTCGATGCCGAGTCGTTCCGCGCTGCCTGCGAGGGCGCCGGTGTCGGCGACGCCAAGCGCCTCAAGGCAGTCCTCAAGGCGCTGTCTCTCGCGGGGATCGAGGTCGGAATGCCGACGGTGGCAAAGGTCGCCGCCGCGACGTCGACCCGCTCCACGCGCACGACGGCGAAGGCACCGGCGACCCGCAAGACGGCCACGAAGGCCGCCACGGCCTCCGGGGACGCCGACGACGCCGCTGAGGCGACCGAGGCACCCGCCGCGAAGGCCGCGGCCAAGGCGCCCGCCAAGAAGGCTGCCCCCGCACGCAAGAGCGCCGCGAAGGCGCCCGCCAAGAAGACCGCCGCGTCGGCGAAGTCCGCGAAGGGCGGCGACGACGCCGTCGAGGACGACGTCGAGATCGACGAGACCGAGCTCGTGGCGGTCGACGCCGACGTGACGGACACGGACGACGCTGCCGAGACCACCACGGACGACGCCGGTGAGGCGAAGCCTGCGGAGAAGGAGGGCGAGAAGGAGGAAGACGCCGGCTTCGTCGTCTCCGACTCCGACGACGAGGACCAGCCCGTCCAGCAGGTCGTCACGGCCGGTGCGACGGCCGACCCGGTCAAGGACTACCTCAAGCAGATCGGCAAGGTCGCGCTGCTGAACGCCGAGCAGGAGGTCGAGCTCGCGAAGCGCATCGAGGCCGGCCTGTTCGCGGAGGAGAAGCTCTCCAAGGACTTCGCCGACTTCGACCGGACCAAGGCGGACGCTGACACGCGCCGGCTGGTGCGTGACCTGCAGTGGATCGCCCACGACGGCAAGCGCGCCAAGAACCACCTGCTCGAGGCCAACCTGCGCCTGGTCGTCTCGCTCGCCAAGCGCTACACCGGCCGCGGCATGCTGTTCCTGGACCTGATCCAGGAGGGAAACCTCGGTCTGATCCGCGCGGTCGAGAAGTTCGACTACACCAAGGGCTACAAGTTCTCGACGTACGCCACCTGGTGGATCCGTCAGGCGATCACCCGCGCCATGGCAGATCAGGCGCGCACCATCCGCATCCCGGTGCACATGGTCGAGGTCATCAACAAGCTGGCCCGCGTGCAGCGCCAGATGCTCCAGGACCTGGGCCGCGAGCCCACCCCGGAGGAGCTGGCCAAGGAGCTGGACATGACCCCCGAGAAGGTGGTCGAGGTCCAGAAGTACGGCCGCGAGCCCATCTCGCTGCACACGCCGCTGGGCGAGGACGGCGACTCGGAGTTCGGTGACCTCATCGAGGACTCCGAGGCCGTGGTCCCGGCCGACGCCGTGTCCTTCACGCTGCTCCAGGAGCAGCTCCACCAGGTGCTCGACACGCTCTCCGAGCGTGAGGCCGGCGTGGTCTCGATGCGCTTCGGCCTGCAGGACGGCCAGCCCAAGACGCTCGACGAGATCGGCAAGGTCTACGGCGTGACGCGCGAGCGCATCCGCCAGATCGAGTCCAAGACGATGTCGAAGCTGCGCCACCCGTCGCGCTCGCAGGTGCTGCGGGACTACCTCGACTGA